From the Deinococcus sonorensis KR-87 genome, the window GTGGTCGGGAGCGGCCTCGTAGACCCGGAAGCCGGACGCGCTCAGCGCCGCGAGCGCGTCCGGCACCCGCTCCTCACCGCCCAGCTCGGCCACCGCGTACGGCGCGCGCGAGCTGGCCCGCTGCACGTACGGCAGCTGCTGAAGCAGCGCGGCGGCGCGGTGACTGTCGTCCACCCGGAAGCGGTAGGCCGCCTGGCGGGTGCGCAGGTCAATGGTGTCCACCAGCCGCGAGGCGGTCAGGATGCCGACGGTATGGGCATAGGTGGCGATCTCGCGCAGGTGGTGGGTGCTCAGGACCACCGCGCAGCCACTGGCCGCCACGCTGGTCACGATGCGGTGAATCAGGTTGATGCCCAGCGGGTCCAGGCCGCTGGTGGGCTCGTCCAGAATCAGCACCTTCGGGTCGGCCAGGATGGCGGCCGCCACGCCCAGCCGCTGCCGCTGCCCCAGCGAGTACTCGGCCACCCGTCGGTCCTCCATGCGGGTCAGTTCCAGCAGCGCCAGCACCTCGCGGATGCGGTCGCGGCCCACCCGCCGGCCGCTGGGCGTCATGGCGGCCAGCCGGGCGTGCAGGGTCAGGTTCTGGGTGCCGGTCAGCTGCGGGTAGAAGCGCGCCGGGGCCTCCACCACCGCGCCCAGGAAGGCGCGGGCGCGCGGGCCGTCGGTGTGGACGTTGCGGCCCATCAGCGACACCCGGCCGCGGGTAGGAAAGGCCAGCCCGGTCAGGCAGCGGATCAGCGTGGTCTTGCCGGCGCCGTTGGGGCCGGTCAGGGCGTAGACCTCGCCGGCGCGCACCGTCATGTTGATGTCGTCCAGAATGGTCTGGTCCCGGAACGCTTTGGTCAACCCACGCACCTCAATGGCGTTCGGTGCGGACACGGCGGCGGCAGTCACGCTCCACAGCGTAGCTCAGTGCTGCGGGGCTTCGTCCCCCGAACTGGGGGGGGCCACACGGTGGAAGGTCTCCTGGATGATGCGCTGCGGAAACTTCCGGATAAAGTCCACCGTGCTGAGCGCCTGGGTGCGGTGACAGGCGATGGCCTGCAGCTTGCGGGTGATGTGGTGCGACACGTCGCGCTGCACGTTCGGTGGCAGGTACTCGGCCAGCAGGTCCGGCTGCTCCGGGGCGGGGCCGGCGTAATACCACAGCTCCGGGCGCTCCCCTTCCGGCAGGCGGTCCCAGGCGGCCTTGACCGCCCGGTGGGTGGTGACGTGGTCCGGGTGACCGTTGCTGCCGTTGGGCGGAAAGGTCAGCAGCGTCTGGGGCCGGTGGCGCTGCAGCGCGGAGAGGGCCACCTCCACCAGCGGCTCGAACGGCTGGTCTTTCAGGTACTTGTCGGGGAAGTTCAGGTGCTCGTGAACCTGCAGCCCCAGCACGTCCAGGCAGGCGCGCAACTCCACCTCCCGCAGGCGGCCCAGCGCTTCCGGGCTGTCGGCGAGGCCCAGGGTGCGTCCCGCCTCGCCGCGCGTGAGGGTCACCAGGCCCACCGTCTCGCCCGCCTGCACGAAATCCATGATGGTGCCGGACGCGCCGTACACCTCGTCGTCCGGGTGGGGAAAGATCATCAGCAGTCGCATGCCGGTCAGCATACGGCCCGCCGTACCGGGTCTTACCGTCGCCTCCGGAGGGCCCGTGTCAGAATGCCGCGTGCCCGCCCTGCCCGAACCTACCCGCCAGCCGTTCTCCGGCCACCTGCAGCGCTGGGCCGGTCAACCACTGGCGCTGCTGCAGGAGGGCGCGGCGCTGGGACCGTTGTTCGGGTTGCACCTGGGCCTGCCGGCCGTGGTGGGCCACTCGCCCGCCTGGAACCGCCGGCTGCTGACCGACCTGGACACCTTCCGCAGCGCCGGCAGTTTCAGCGTGGTGGTCCCGTATCTGGCGGGCGGCATCATCCTGACCGACCAGGGCCACGCCGAGCGGCGCCACGCCCTGAACCCGCCGTTCTCGAAGCGCAGCCTGGAGCTGCTGCGGGCGCGGGTGCGAGGGGCGCTGCGGGCCGAGCCGCTGCCCACCACCCTGGACGCGCTGGCCTGGGCCGACCGGGCCGTGCTGCGGATGCTGAACGCGGCCTAC encodes:
- a CDS encoding ABC transporter ATP-binding protein — its product is MTAAAVSAPNAIEVRGLTKAFRDQTILDDINMTVRAGEVYALTGPNGAGKTTLIRCLTGLAFPTRGRVSLMGRNVHTDGPRARAFLGAVVEAPARFYPQLTGTQNLTLHARLAAMTPSGRRVGRDRIREVLALLELTRMEDRRVAEYSLGQRQRLGVAAAILADPKVLILDEPTSGLDPLGINLIHRIVTSVAASGCAVVLSTHHLREIATYAHTVGILTASRLVDTIDLRTRQAAYRFRVDDSHRAAALLQQLPYVQRASSRAPYAVAELGGEERVPDALAALSASGFRVYEAAPDHFDLYEYYRERVAHA
- a CDS encoding PIG-L deacetylase family protein; translated protein: MRLLMIFPHPDDEVYGASGTIMDFVQAGETVGLVTLTRGEAGRTLGLADSPEALGRLREVELRACLDVLGLQVHEHLNFPDKYLKDQPFEPLVEVALSALQRHRPQTLLTFPPNGSNGHPDHVTTHRAVKAAWDRLPEGERPELWYYAGPAPEQPDLLAEYLPPNVQRDVSHHITRKLQAIACHRTQALSTVDFIRKFPQRIIQETFHRVAPPSSGDEAPQH